In Lates calcarifer isolate ASB-BC8 linkage group LG15, TLL_Latcal_v3, whole genome shotgun sequence, one genomic interval encodes:
- the apoeb gene encoding apolipoprotein Eb gives MKAVALILALAVITGCNARAVRQADATPKPWEETVERFWQYVSELNTKADGMVQNLKASQLSRELDTLIADTMAELSTYRDNIQTQLTPYTSADQLTQDLQLLVNKLQKDMVDAKERSTEYLGELKTMMEQNTDDVRNRINTYTNKLRKRLNKDTEEIRNTVTTYMTELQSRTSQNVDTVREQVEPYVQQAADTATKKLSDITSILETQAEGLKTQLESTAQELRTSLEGKIDELTEIFSPYATQIREQFESVIDKVKETATS, from the exons ATGAAAGCTGTAGCTCTGATCCTTGCTCTGGCAGTCATCACTG GCTGCAATGCCCGTGCTGTGCGCCAGGCTGATGCCACCCCAAAACCCTGGGAGGAAACTGTTGAGCGTTTCTGGCAGTATGTTTCTGAGCTGAATACCAAAGCTGATGGAATGGTGCAGAACCTTAAGGCCTCTCAGCTCAGCAGGGAGCTAGA TACTCTGATTGCTGACACCATGGCAGAGCTGTCTACCTACAGAGATAACATCCAGACCCAGCTGACTCCCTACACCTCTGCTGATCAGCTGACTCAGGACCTGCAGCTTCTGGTTAACAAACTGCAGAAGGACATGGTGGATGCCAAGGAGCGCAGCACTGAGTACCTGGGTGAGCTCAAGACCATGATGGAGCAGAACACTGACGATGTCCGCAACCGCATCAACACCTACACCAACAAGCTGAGGAAGCGCCTGAACAAGGACACTGAGGAGATCCGCAA CACCGTTACCACCTACATGACTGAGCTCCAGTCCCGCACCTCCCAGAACGTGGACACTGTGAGGGAGCAGGTTGAGCCCTACGTCCAGCAGGCTGCCGACACTGCCACCAAGAAGCTGAGTGACATCACTTCCATTCTGGAGACCCAGGCTGAGGGCCTCAAGACCCAGCTGGAGTCCACCGCCCAGGAACTGCGCACCTCCTTGGAGGGCAAGATCGACGAGCTGACCGAAATCTTTTCCCCCTACGCCACCCAGATCCGTGAACAGTTTGAGAGCGTCATCGACAAGGTCAAGGAGACAGCCACTTCCTAA